The Candidatus Zixiibacteriota bacterium genomic interval AATGCTCGCGCTGGCGTTTCTCGACGGCGGCGATATCGCGTTTGTCCCGGAACTCGGTCTCCCCAGTTACCGCCAGGCGGTCACCAGCGCGGGAGCCGAGCCGGTGAGTTACACGATGTCGGCCAAAAGCGGTTGGATGCCCGACTTCGAACGGCTGGGCAGCCGGCTCGGGCGGGTGGCCCGTCTGGCCTTTGTCAATTCTCCTCATAATCCGACCGGCATGGAACTCTCCGAATCGGACATGGCGGGCCTTGTCTGGACCGCCAGTCGCGAGCATCTGTTGATAGTCAACGACGCCGCGTATCAATCGATCGCGGAACGTCCGCCGGTGTCGGTGCTCTCGGTTACCGGAGGTTCGCGGGTCGGACTCGAACTCCACTCGTTCGCCTACTCGCTCGGTTTGCCGCGACTGCCGTTCGGTTTTGCAGTCGGCAACCGTGACGCAGTGAGTACGCTGAAGCAGGTCGCTCGACTTATCCCGGTTACGCTGCCGGCGGGGTATGTGGATGTGGCGATCGACGCCATCCGGACGTTTCCCAACCCGGCCCTGCGCGGCGTTCGGCAATTGCTCACACGGACGGCCGACCGGGCGTCGGCCCTTCTGGAGCTATTGGGACTGCAGGAATCCACGCGGCGAACCATTCCATTTTTATGGGCGAGGATTCCGTCGCGACGGGACGCCACCGCGTTCGCCCGCCAGCTGTTTCGCCGGCATCGCATCCTCGTCTGTCCGGGCACCGATTTCGGCGACGGCGGAGAAGGGTATCTTCGGTTCTCCCTGACGGTCGGGGATAAAGCGTATGAAGAGGCGATCGGCCGGATCAAGAAACGGCGCCTGCTGCGCACCGTCAGAAAGGAGGCGCAATGAGCGATGTGATTCGCATGGGAGGGCTGTCGTTTTACGGCTACCACGGCGTCACTGCTGCGGAAAAGGAGACAGGCCGCGTGTTTGAGATCGACTGCGAGATGGAAGTCGACCTGGCCCAACCGGGGAAAACCGACCGCCTCAAAGATACGGTGGACTACTATCGTGTCTATCAGGTGATCAAGGAATCGGTTGAGGGGACTGCATATTCGCTGCTCGAGGGTCTGGCCAACCGTATCGCGACAAATATCCTTGACATGTTTCCGGTCTACCGGGTAACTTTGAAAGTCCGAAAATTGCACCCGCCAATCCCCGGGCAGGTGAAGTTTATCGAGGTTGAAGTCACCCGCCACCAGGGGGATACGGCCAAGTTGACCGACCCCGACCATCAGCCGACATAAAGGAGTATCAATGGCTGACACTGTCTATCTTCTGCTCGGCTCCAACCTGGGAAATCGCGAGCGGCACATGCAGGTGGCACTGGACAAACTGCAGAGTCTCGAAGGGCTGGAGGTCATCGCGACCTCGCCGGTGTATCTGTCCGACGCCGTGGGGATGCCCGACGGCAGTCCGTCGTTTCTCAACCAGGTGGTCAAATGTGAGTACCTGTATCCCCCTCACGAGTTGCTGCACAGTGTCGAGAAGATAGAAGCGGCCATGGGGCGGACGGACAAGGGGACGTATCAGTCGCGCATTATCGATATAGACATTTTGCTGTTTGGTGACCGGGTGTTGCAGCTCGATGACCTCACCGTTCCGCATCCGTCGCTTCTGGAACGCCCGTTTGCATTGATACCGCTTCTGGCGATTGACCCGGAACTTGTCGATCCCCGAACCGGCACTCCGCTCGAATCGTACGTCGACAGCCGGGACCGCGAGCGCGTGCTGCTGTATAAAGATCATGTCGCACGTAACGTCTGAGCCGAACTACATAGCGGTCGAGGGCGTAATCGGGGTCGGCAAGACCACGTTCGCCGAGATGCTCGCGCAGTGCCTCGATGCCGAGGTGGTCCGCGAAGAGGTGTTGGAGAACCCGTTTTTGACCGACTTCTATAAGAACCGCAAGCGACACGCTTTCTCCTGCCAGTTGTACTTTTTGATCTCGAGATTTCAGCAGCAGCAGCAGTTGATGGTGCGCGACTTGTTCGCGCAGCGTATAGTTGCCGACTATCTGTTCGCCAAGGACCAGATTTTCGCTTCCCTCAATCTTTCGGAGCGCGAACTGGCGCTGTACGACAAGATCGCTCCCGTGCTTGCGCAGAATATCCCGAGGCCCGATCTGGTCATTTACCTGCAGGCGTCTACTCCCACGCTGCAGGGCCGTATCCGAAAGCGCAACCTGCCGTTTGAACGGTCGATCGACAGCGAATACATCGAGAGCGTCAATAAGGCGTACGATTATTTCTTCTTTCACTACACCGACACACCCCTGCTGGTGGTCAAAACCGACGACATCGACTTCGTCAACAATTCCCGCCAGTTCGACGACCTGATCGACCAGATTCAGAAACCGATCACCGGAAAAATCTACTACGTTCCCTCGGGTGAACTCACGGAAAAACAATAGGCCATGTCATCAATCAAAAAGCGCGTCAAGACGAACGTTCAGACGATCGTCGGTATGAAAGCCAAAGGCGAGCGTATTGCCGTACTGACGGCGTACGATTTTTTCACGGCGAAACTGCTCGACCAGGCCGGCATTGATATCATGCTGGTCGGCGACTCGGCCAGCAACGTGATTCACGGGCACGCGTCGACACTGCCGATCACCATGGACACCATGATTGCCCATACGGCTGCTGTTGCGCGCGGCACCGAGCGGGCGCTGGTGGTCGCCGATATGCCCTTTCTTTCTTTTCAGCCGTCGACGGAAACGGCGGTCTTCAATGCGGGACGATTTCTCAAGGAGGGCGGCGCCGAGGCGGTGAAAATCGAGGGAGGGCTGGAGATGGTCGCTACGATCACGCGTGTGATCGAGTGCGGCATTCCGGTGATGGGACATATCGGCCTGACGCCGCAGTCCATTCATCGCTTTGGCGGTCCCAAAGTGCAGGGGCGGGCCGAGCGGTCACGCGCTTACCTCATGGAGTCCGCACTGGCGCTCGAGGCCGCCGGCTGCTTTGCAGTCGTGTTGGAGTTGTTTGATACCAACGCCGCCTCGGAAATCACCAGCGCGCTCAAGACTGCGGCGACGATCGGGATCGGCGCCGGGAAATACTGCGACGGGCAGGTACTGGTGATCAACGACATGCTCGGCCTTCGCGACGAATCGTTCAAACCGAAATTCCTTCGCGAGTATGTGGACCTGAAACCGATCATTTCCGATGCGGTCAAACGGTACATCGACGACGTGCGATCCGGCTCGTTTCCATCGGAAGACGAATCGTACTGAACGGCGATAATTCGTCCTCGCGTTCGGTTCATGTCCCGTTACCCCTTTTAGGTTGACACGCGCTGTCGTGCGGGTCAATATTGCCGGTACGGCAGTTTGACAGCAGCAGTGTGAACTGCAAAGATCATTCTGAGGGGCTATCCGGCGGTTGGGTGCACAACCGTAGCTCGTCCGGTTGGTTGGTGTCACGGAGAGTTCAGTTGTAGAATTGAACACAGGAAAGGACACTGTATGCAGGAGTACCTTGACCTGATCAAAGACTGGGCGGCGATGTACGGACTGCGCGTACTCGGCGCCATCGCGATACTTATAATCGGACGGCTGGTCGTGAGTATCCTGGCTGGATTGCTTCGCCGCGTACTTGACCGGGCGGGCACGGATCCGACCCTGTCGCGCTTCCTGATTGCGTTAAGCCGGATCGCGCTGCTCACGTTCGTGATTATCGCCGCACTCGGCACTCTCGGTGTGCATACGGCATCGTTCATCGCCGTAATCGGCGCTGCCGGGTTGGCCGTGGGGTTCGCTCTGCAGGGGTCACTGGGTAATTTCGCATCGGGTGTGATGTTAATCATATTCCGGCCGTTCAAAGTCGGTGATTATGTCGAGGCGGGCGGCACCGCGGGCTCCGTCGAAGAAGTGAACATCTTTCACACCGTGCTCCGATCGCCCGACAACCGCCAGATCATCGTACCCAACGGGAAGATAACCGGCGATACCATCACCAACTACTCGGCCATGGACACCCGCCGTGTCGACCTGGTGTTCGGCATAGGTTACGGCGATGACATCAAGAAGGCCAAGCAGATTCTCGAGAGGATTTGCAGGGAAGACAGCCGGGTGCTCGATGATCCCGCACCGACCATCGCCGTATCCGAACTGGCCGACAGCTCGGTCAACTTCGTTGTTCGTCCGTGGGTCAAAACCTCGGACTACTGGGCGGTGTATTTTGATCTTACGGAGCGGGTGAAACTCACATTCGACCGCGAAGGAGTTTCGATTCCGCTTCCGCAGCATGACGTGCACCTATATCGGCAGGGGATACCCGAAAAGGGATAGCAAAGGATGCGCTCGCCTTTCCGGTTGCGAATGCTGCAGGGCTGAGCACCGGGTGGGTCGCACGCACGTGTCCCGACATATAACCGCAGGTTTCTGGGAAAGGGAACTACGTTATGGGGATGATGAAGGAGTTCAGGGAATTTGCCGTGAAGGGCAATGTCGTCGACATGGCCGTCGGCATCATCATCGGTGCGGCGTTCGGTACGATCGTCAAGTCGCTGGTCGACGACGTTCTGATGCCGCCGATCGGCTTGTTGCTCGGCAATGTTGATTTCTCCAACCTGTTTATCGTGTTGAAACAGGGCGCTACCGCGGGGCCATATCTTACGCTGGCCGACGCCAACGCGGCCGGAGCAGTTATTCTCAAGTATGGCACGTTTATCAACACGGTGATAAGCTTTTTGATCGTATCATTCTCGGTCTTTATTCTCATCAAGAACATCAACCGTCTCAAGCGTGAGAAGCCGGCGCCGGAGGCGGCGCCCACGACCAAGGAGTGTCCGTACTGCCTCTCGGTCATTCCGATCAAGGCCACGCGCTGCGCCCACTGCACGCAGGAGTTGCGGTCCGCCTGAGAACTCGATCGCTCTGAGTGTGCGGTGCATGATGTGCGAAATCCCGGGCCACGCACGGCCCGGGATTTCCTGCTTGTGGCGCGCCCGTTTTTTTTGCACTTTTCCGCAGGTACAATTCATAACCGTACGGGAGAGTGAGGACACCTATGAAAAACGGAATTTGTCGAGCCATCGCCCTGGGTTGCCTGACAGCCGCGCTTCTGGCGCCGGCTCTGGCCGCCCAGGAAGTCGCGGATGATACGCTGTACATATGGAAGAAGAGTCTGGTCTGGGACCTGACCGCAACGCAGACGTCGTACAACGACGCCTGGGTGGGCGGCGAAGTCGGATCGTTTTCGTGGCAGACCAATCTGAACGGCTCCGCGCAGCGGCAATTCTCCCCATCGTTCAACTTCAAGAGCACGCTCCGATCTTCATTCGGCATGACCAGCACGCAGGATGAAGAATCCGGCGACTGGAGCAAACCGAAGAAGTCGACCGACCTGATAGACTGGGAAAACGTCGGCAGCTTCACGCTCAACGGATTGGTCGATCCCTACGTCGCATTTCGTCTCGAATCACAGTTTTATGATGGCCGCTACAACAACCGGTTGTTCGGCACAACGTACTCGACCAAGAAGTTGTGGTTTTCACCGCTGAAGCTGACCGAGTCCGCCGGCGGAACGCGCAAGTTTTACGAAAAGGACAACGACGTGATTGCCAGCCGTCTGGGTGTCGCTTTCCGGCAGATCATGCAGTCGTACATCGACACCACCGATACCGCCCTGCCGCAGGTTGATTCGACTTTTACGGACGGTGGTATCGAGTCGGTCACCGACGCCATGCTGACGCTTTCGGACAAGTTGGTGTATGTCGGGAAGCTATCACTGTACAAGGCTTTCTTCTTCTCCGAGTCGGATAAAGTGAAAGGAACGGAAGTAGAGGATTACTGGAAAGCCGTTGACGTGAACTTCGAAAATCTGTTTGTCGCAAAGGTATCGAAGATTGTCGCCGTCAGTTTCTACACCCAGTTGCTGTACGACAAACAGGTTGAGAAGAAGGGACGACTCAAACAAACACTCGCTCTCGGAATCACCTATTCGCTGTTGTAGCGTCCGGCATCGCATGTCGTAAATTGCACAGAAACTACGAAGGGCCTCGCAAGAGGCCCTTCGGTTTCCAGACACATCTTTGTTCGGGGGGAAGACCGGACCGTGCGCGAGGGTTGATCAGCCGAAAGCGCCGACCAGCCAGAGGATTACGATTAACAGGACTAGTCCACCGCCCGCAGCAGCCGGGATCATCCAGCCCGGCAGTTTTTTCTTCTCGACTTTCGGAGTCTGAGCGCGAAGTTCCCGCTGGCGACGGGCAGCCTCTTCTTGTTCCACAAACCCATCCCAGTCCGCCAGGAATTCCTCACCGGTTTTGTAGCGATAGGTCACACGGATGGCCAGCAGCTTCGCCAGCATGCGGCGTACCTCCTCAGGCACCAGCAGCTTGACATCGTCGAGCCGAAGGTTGTCCCCGGTGTCGTACTGCGGGCTTCTCCCCGTGATCAT includes:
- a CDS encoding aminotransferase class I/II-fold pyridoxal phosphate-dependent enzyme, translating into MVITKVQLEKANRLFQMPPGLMSFVRSEERKGLLKRDDVIDLAGFSWPAATTDRPLSPSALLPAGPERLAELRDELAAWLSARYGCRVVADREIFIGGSITSLATMLALAFLDGGDIAFVPELGLPSYRQAVTSAGAEPVSYTMSAKSGWMPDFERLGSRLGRVARLAFVNSPHNPTGMELSESDMAGLVWTASREHLLIVNDAAYQSIAERPPVSVLSVTGGSRVGLELHSFAYSLGLPRLPFGFAVGNRDAVSTLKQVARLIPVTLPAGYVDVAIDAIRTFPNPALRGVRQLLTRTADRASALLELLGLQESTRRTIPFLWARIPSRRDATAFARQLFRRHRILVCPGTDFGDGGEGYLRFSLTVGDKAYEEAIGRIKKRRLLRTVRKEAQ
- the folB gene encoding dihydroneopterin aldolase, encoding MSDVIRMGGLSFYGYHGVTAAEKETGRVFEIDCEMEVDLAQPGKTDRLKDTVDYYRVYQVIKESVEGTAYSLLEGLANRIATNILDMFPVYRVTLKVRKLHPPIPGQVKFIEVEVTRHQGDTAKLTDPDHQPT
- the folK gene encoding 2-amino-4-hydroxy-6-hydroxymethyldihydropteridine diphosphokinase, translating into MADTVYLLLGSNLGNRERHMQVALDKLQSLEGLEVIATSPVYLSDAVGMPDGSPSFLNQVVKCEYLYPPHELLHSVEKIEAAMGRTDKGTYQSRIIDIDILLFGDRVLQLDDLTVPHPSLLERPFALIPLLAIDPELVDPRTGTPLESYVDSRDRERVLLYKDHVARNV
- a CDS encoding deoxynucleoside kinase, whose amino-acid sequence is MSHVTSEPNYIAVEGVIGVGKTTFAEMLAQCLDAEVVREEVLENPFLTDFYKNRKRHAFSCQLYFLISRFQQQQQLMVRDLFAQRIVADYLFAKDQIFASLNLSERELALYDKIAPVLAQNIPRPDLVIYLQASTPTLQGRIRKRNLPFERSIDSEYIESVNKAYDYFFFHYTDTPLLVVKTDDIDFVNNSRQFDDLIDQIQKPITGKIYYVPSGELTEKQ
- the panB gene encoding 3-methyl-2-oxobutanoate hydroxymethyltransferase, whose amino-acid sequence is MSSIKKRVKTNVQTIVGMKAKGERIAVLTAYDFFTAKLLDQAGIDIMLVGDSASNVIHGHASTLPITMDTMIAHTAAVARGTERALVVADMPFLSFQPSTETAVFNAGRFLKEGGAEAVKIEGGLEMVATITRVIECGIPVMGHIGLTPQSIHRFGGPKVQGRAERSRAYLMESALALEAAGCFAVVLELFDTNAASEITSALKTAATIGIGAGKYCDGQVLVINDMLGLRDESFKPKFLREYVDLKPIISDAVKRYIDDVRSGSFPSEDESY
- a CDS encoding mechanosensitive ion channel, with product MQEYLDLIKDWAAMYGLRVLGAIAILIIGRLVVSILAGLLRRVLDRAGTDPTLSRFLIALSRIALLTFVIIAALGTLGVHTASFIAVIGAAGLAVGFALQGSLGNFASGVMLIIFRPFKVGDYVEAGGTAGSVEEVNIFHTVLRSPDNRQIIVPNGKITGDTITNYSAMDTRRVDLVFGIGYGDDIKKAKQILERICREDSRVLDDPAPTIAVSELADSSVNFVVRPWVKTSDYWAVYFDLTERVKLTFDREGVSIPLPQHDVHLYRQGIPEKG
- the mscL gene encoding large conductance mechanosensitive channel protein MscL, coding for MMKEFREFAVKGNVVDMAVGIIIGAAFGTIVKSLVDDVLMPPIGLLLGNVDFSNLFIVLKQGATAGPYLTLADANAAGAVILKYGTFINTVISFLIVSFSVFILIKNINRLKREKPAPEAAPTTKECPYCLSVIPIKATRCAHCTQELRSA
- a CDS encoding DUF3078 domain-containing protein, which produces MKNGICRAIALGCLTAALLAPALAAQEVADDTLYIWKKSLVWDLTATQTSYNDAWVGGEVGSFSWQTNLNGSAQRQFSPSFNFKSTLRSSFGMTSTQDEESGDWSKPKKSTDLIDWENVGSFTLNGLVDPYVAFRLESQFYDGRYNNRLFGTTYSTKKLWFSPLKLTESAGGTRKFYEKDNDVIASRLGVAFRQIMQSYIDTTDTALPQVDSTFTDGGIESVTDAMLTLSDKLVYVGKLSLYKAFFFSESDKVKGTEVEDYWKAVDVNFENLFVAKVSKIVAVSFYTQLLYDKQVEKKGRLKQTLALGITYSLL